From the Engraulis encrasicolus isolate BLACKSEA-1 chromosome 18, IST_EnEncr_1.0, whole genome shotgun sequence genome, the window ttacaGAAAGCAAATAAGTGCCAGCAGATGCGCACACGCTCTAAAGATACCTGCTGGCATTCTGTCCAGTGTTCTCAAACTGGCCAATCatggccctctctttctctctgtttctcgctctctctctctctcgctctctctctctctctctcgctctctctctctttctctcgctctctctctctctctctctctctctctctctctctctccgctctatgcacagagagagggagacagaggagccTAATCATGATGGATGCTGGATGTGAATAGGGGCTTTTCATGGCAAAATCTGGTGTCTGGCAGGCAGAGGCCtttgcagcagcagtggcagtctAGCCGATCGAGCCCATAGCTGGCCACCTGCACGCCAGATCGGAGCCCTCTCCACTGGACTGGAGGGGGCGAGGGGGGGCACTGGCTGAGCCCAGGCAGCGAGACCACCATGGTCGAGTTGTGTTGGGTTGAGGTGGGTACGGACTCGGAGGTGCTGCTCTCCAAAATCGAGCTccctgttgggggggggggggggggatcatgcAGGCGTGCCGGACCGGTGGCATGGCCGTTGGCCGTTGGGTCTGGTGGTGTGTGCGGCTGGTCTTCTGTGTTTTGCGACACGTGGTCAGGACAAGGTTAGGGGACAAGGCCAAGAACGTGGATGGTTAAGAGCAGGAGGCATATGGGTGGATGGAGGGAGTAACTGTCAAGTTGGGGTGGAGGCTGTAGAGAAGCAGGGAGGTGGCAGGTGTAGGGTACAGGAATGAATGGTCCAAGCGTGGATGATGGAGGATGATGGTATGGATTTAGGGTGTGTTGGGTGGAGGAGGGCTCGGTGGTTGAATGGCTGGTGGGTCCTTCCATCCCACCCATCTAGCTGCGGGGCTGGACGGttgtagcagagattctttaagtatatagagatatgccaatgtaataggttgctatgggcacctaacgtgaccaggttccggtctgcctaaaggagcgtgtcataatgctcctagaatgaatagaacagtccttaggtctgcctaggtctgcctaaagggggatttccccccctcccccttgcgacaatagaacccggaaacaatgggccaatggaacctctctctctctctactctctctggttgtagTCTGGTGGCCGTATGGTTGGAGGACTGGACAGTCTCTAGGTAGAGGGTGTACGGCTGGAGAGCCGCAGGGGGGGATGTGTGGTTGGAGGGTGGGGATGGTGGGCTAGACGGCTGGCGTGTGGCGTGTGGAGAGCTGGATGACTGCAGGGTGAGGGCTGTGCAGCTGGCTGCAGGTCCAGGGCCAGAGCGGCACTCAGCTGTGCAGGAGCAAGAGGGGAGCTGGACGCTGAGTGACCACAGATGCCCTCCATGTCCAATTAAAGaataccgcacgcacgcacacacacgcacacacacacacacacacacactgaactgtatgtgcactcacacacacatgcacgcacgcacacacacttgcgagCAGTGTTTACCAACATAACCTTTAGTATCCataagtgtgtgcacacacgcacacacatgcacgcgcgcacacattgttttttgtatattttatAGTATGTTATATTGTAGACTCTTGAACAATGCCTGACCAAAAGCATGATTTAAGtgcatcagatttttttttttttaattcagtttGTGAACAATGACATCAGAAGAAAACTGTTTCTTCACAGTTCACATAATGCATCGTTTCTATCTGTTGCTTTTGAGGGCTAAATCTGACACTGAGGTCCTCTATCTGACAGTAGAGGCAAACGAAAACAGAGATGTTTTTTCGTTGTTGTTAGTTTTTATAATTTGTCATCATCAATACTTCTTTTATTATCTTCAATCCTATACAATGTCTCATTTGTTTACAGTAACAGTAGAAACAACTGTGGAGtatttttgtgttgtgttataAAATAGCCATTCATTTAAAGTTTAATTATTAATAAGGTTATTTTTCCTCCTGGTGTCTACAACATGAGGGTTTGCCGCTGCAGTGGCAGCTGCAACACTGAGGCAAcggcatgtctgtttgtgttttgagGACTATAATTACAATCTAAAATAATAAAAGATTTAATTATAAGGttatctgtctcctcctctcacgGTTCTCGTATGCGAGTTTGGCCATTCTGTTGTTTGTGTTTTGAGGACtgttattatcattttaaataataaaagacTTAATTACCAGGACATGCATCTCCTCTGGCTATTCCATctcttgtctatgtgtttttgaCTGCTCTTTTGTGGCACGGTATGTGGCACAGTGAAACATTGGCACCTGGACTTTCTAATGTACTGTATTAGAACTATTATGTCAATGTTATTGAATTGAAAAAatcttgtgctgtgttgtgttagcgtgtgtgtaaGGTGGGGCAGTGTGCAGTCTTTGTGTTCCGGGCCTTTGGAATGTAAAACATTTAAGTATCATCAAAACTTATTAAATAAGATTTGGAAATGGGAAAAAAAGTATtttctctgtgtgtacagtatatcacgtaagtgacacgtaattgtgtgtgtgtgtgtgtgtgtgtgtgtgtgtgtgtgtgtgtgtgtgtgtgtgtgtgtgtgtgtgtgtgtgcgtgtgcgtgtgtgtgtgcacgtgtgttctgTGTTGTGGTGTTATTGAGCGTTAGGTAAGGAACTGTGCTGGTGTATGTCTGCCTGGGATTTTAGAATGTAAAATAATAGGTAAGGATATTACCTAGGGTTAAtataaaggtgctctgtgtaatattttgtggtagtttatttccagaattcaggccACCCAATCACAAATGTTACGTTTTTCATGGATGCCACCACCATggttatcaccaccatcaaactctaagggtgaatcccattacaccccttagccctacgctgATCCCCTTTGCCTtggttttgcgcgtccacgtgtaggtgtagtggcatcccgattcacgttcagacagatgggtaggggttcggcgaagggctttcatcccctccgtgcagagattttccgacacctaaCTGCACGGATagagggcttcgacagatttccctgaatgtattgcgattgcatttaaaaatgggcggcaAACCGTGGCATCCACAACACCACACgagattaagtattttcgccacaattgacgaataattattccattgtactaagtttaacgtggtcctaatgtgtgatggcccttttctccgtgaaacgcacatgaaaaaaatcgctattaacgtcaacctaatgcatggaattagtgacagctgtgagtgtcattctgtGATTGCTGATGGGGCATCCCaattcataggggttgcgtttcaagccctacaccttgcggctttgtttgaaagcacaaggggcaagaggaaggcaaaggggtaggggtggagataagtaatgggaaaggccctaagtattcattacgacaaatgacgaaaatgacacttttcatacatgaaaagttagcttattatttagcaaatattcaagAAAAGATCAAACTGGAAGTAGGCAGCAGAGTGTCAATGATCAGCAAAGTAGCAATACCTACtcttgccaccatcctacacagtgcacctctgaGGGACCAgttcacccttttttgattttcacatatttgcagcattTCCAAGTATTTAACATGAATGTGAGCATCATTTTCTTCTCATTGTGTTGTTCAGTACGTCGATGTATTagtattagaattattagcatatcttaaaataatcactggaagtggctAGAACCATTACCATCAAGCCACACGTGATCACTGGATGGATTTAAATagccgttttgcactctggtgaatttcacATTGATTTAAAAGAGGTTTATAAgttcatttgatgatgttttgtttggttccATAGACTTCAATTACCATGCTTAATATGgccatactgttaaactaggctatgcaaacacaaagagaaaaaaaacaactgtactcatattttaccagggcttaactacatatgagcaatttcctgaaatgaggtggactgttccttttaggaaattgacattttacAGGTATCTATCGTCTCACTTatagtctccctctctttctctctctctctgttagtggGGGAGACATTGTGCTAATGTAAAAATAAAAGAATAGTAGAATAAGTTTTAAGATTTCAAAGTTATCTATCGTAGTAAGTGAGTATGTACGGTGATTTGTTAGTAGGTGTAAGGTGTGGAGGCAGTGTGCTAGTGTTTGTCTTTCGAAGATTATATAATGCAAAATAAGAAGTATATAATCCAAGTTCATAAACTAAGACTTTCAAGCTATCTGTCTCctatgtgtttgttgtgtgtactgtgtagtggtgtgtgagtgggtgtgttaggtgaggctctgtgtgtgtgtgtgtgtgtgtgtgtgtgtgtgtgtgtgtgtgtgtgtgtgtgtgtgtgtgtgtgtgtgtgtgtgtgtgtgtgtgtgtgtgtgtgtgctggtgtttgtgtttgggggCCCTTTATCTGTCTCTTATCGGCCGCTCGCTCCCCAGCTGCCCTCCACCTGTCACTCATACAGGGAGTGGCATAGAGGGGAGGGGCTAATgagactgtgtagtgtgtgtatgtgtgtgtgtgtgtgtgtgtagtgtctgtgtctgtattgtatgtgtatgtgtgtgtgtattgtgtgtgtgtattgtgtgtgtgtgtgtgtgtgtgtgtgtgtgtgggcacaccgcttgcgtgtgtatacagtatgtatgtgcgtgtctactgtatgtctgagtGGGTAGCTGTGGGCGTTTTtgccactctctccctctgtgtgtgtgtgtgtgtgtgtgtgtgtgtgtgtgtgtgtgtgtgtgtgtgtgtgtgtgtgtgtgtgtgtgtgtgtgtgtgtgtgtgtgtgtgcacgtgtgcagatAGCAGGTAAAAAGGTGAAGTGATGGAATGTGTTTTGGAAAGAGAGGAACTACCTTGTTGGGCGACCCATAGAAAAGCAGTGAATGTTGACTAGACTCAAATGGTCTTTTGAGGCCCTTTTCCTCCTACATTCACCACAATCTATGgtcgtatatatatttttttccatcatcACTTATTTATTTCCTTTCACACCCTTACAAAGTGATACAAGGAATACATATGTGTGGAGTCTCTTTCTCCcacttgtgtttctctctctctcacacacacacacacacacacacacacacacacacacacacacacacacacacacacacacacacacacagacacacacacacacacacacacacacgacctacaCATGCACCGTATAAGAAGCAGGGGCCAGGCCCCATTGCACTCTCGACTCACTCATCCATCTAACTAACTGACGCTATCTTCGTCCACCATCTGCTATTTACATCATGCGTGTTTCAATAATAAGGCTTTTGAGGAGGCGGAGGAATGACAGTTGGCTTTGTCAGTGTGCGTGTACGCTACCCAGTGGCATCATCactaccgccgccgccgccgctgctgttgCCACTGCTGTTGCCACTGCTGTTTAGTATCGGATCAAGGTCCAGATTAATGTTGCCAGGCCACGCCctactagtgatgcaacaccttcagcgttgcttctagtcaggccaggagtaaaacaaatatcgtttctgatctccgaaaaaatcgggaactcctaacactttgtagggaagcaaaaaaagaaaaaacagaagcaAACCCAGGGAGGTGGGCcaaccatgctgtttgagaaatgtgaattgttaggctctaggtcagaccaagtcttgaagagatttgaaagtcgatgataatcaggaaaggattaatgcacaggctttatatggctgcagcctagaggcccccacctgccagattGGCAGGAAGTGTAAAAtgtcagaattgtgacaagatgcaatattgaaaaaaagttGGTATTGAGTTTTGGTTTTGGAGTTTTGGTATTGGTGTTGAGTACACTTGCTCTTGTAATTTTGACACTATGTAAATgttttgtgaaatttgccttccaggggggctaaagcaacctgtagcctagaggggccccaggcaatcttaatcctgccctgatcacatcccctcctcctccacatcccacAGGAGGCTCGTGCAGCTAACATAGCACTACTTCAGCCATGGCCGACCCCTTGGGCTTGCTCGCTTTTCGGTCCTTCGTTGGGGGATTTGGTTGCCATGGCGAGCAAGAGGGCAGGTGTGACCCAGGTGTGCGCTGAGTTTCCCTGAACAGCACCTCTCCACTTAGAGCGGCCGCTTCTGAGAAGCTGCTGTGTACAAGaggagcactctctctctctaggctgtcCTCCGACTGGAGGAGTCAgtggacaaaaacacacaatgtcAGCTTGAGGCTCTTTGCCATCTGAAATGTCACGGTTATACTTAGTACTATGTTTCTTATTTAGATTCATCATTTTTTCCAAGATCTTTTTTTTCATCATCATTATCTTAATTACTTTTGATCTTGCTTTTACATTGTTATCTTATTCCTTGTGTTGACTTCACCATGTTCTTTAATTACTCATTGTCATTGCCGTGCAAAGCACTTGAGGTCAAGTTCTTGTCCTTAAATACAGTAAAATCTCCAAATAAAAGTATCAAAACTACAGATATGTGGAAGTTTCATTGCTCAAGACCAACAcagagtacagtatgtgtatgagtCAGGCCTACACAGAATGTACATAAACTCTCCAGAACTTTCCATGCAGGTGTCAATGAAGATTAGTAACGTGTATAGCATGTAGTAGTGCATGGCGTTTGGATGAGAACAGCCTTTCATGTAAGCCGTAAGCCTGAACAGGTCTTCTGCCTGTCTCTAACCCCCTGAGACATGGTGCTGATTAGCGCTGAGGATTTTTACGGTGTGATGATGTGCCACCACTTCACTCAGACGCTGATCAGGGAACATTGGTATGCAAATGCCAAGCGCACAAGggtcccatatctctctccacaGAAATGTCACTTGTGCCTCTAAGTGGCAGAGAATGTGATTTTAATCGTCAAATTCCTGATTTCCACCATTCGTCTCTGAATGCTACTGGCTATGAAGACGTATGGTTATCTATCTACAGGATTTTTTTTGACAAGGAGTATGAAGATTAGTGATTGATTTGGAGATTGGGATGGCTGCCCAGTTGATTACTAAGTTATTATGGATGCTTTTTtgttattggtatcagtgctggAATGATAGTGATGgtcagaaactctctctctctctctctctctctcacacacacacacacacacacacaaagcaacagtAACTTCCACGTGACTTATTAAACCACagtgtttatgtttatttttattatttggacACATAGCAAATACTGCAGAAACATAGAAGCATGTTAAGAGCTAATGATTACAAAATAAGCTGCCGGTAAACAATGATTGTACCTAAAGGCAATGGGGTTTACAAGGTCATGGTCTTGGATTGCAAGCTAGTACACTTCAACTCAATTGAAAGCATTTAGGGCAAACTTAACAAGACAAAGTCTGACAGACAACATTTGGCTATGAAAACAAAGTCAACACGACGCACAGAAATTACTTTCACGAAACAATAAAtattttcaataaataaatacataaataaataaaataaaataaaatgtgatGGTAAATTTATTGCaattatataaaaaataataagtgTAAGCTACGATTTGTGGCAAACGCATTGATGATAAATAAGACGTCCAAACAATCACTTGGTAGAATACATGATTAAGGCAATTGTACAGCAGTAGATAGTGTAGAACTCTATTTCAAGGCATTTGTGGCTACACTACAAGAGAATATTTCCggaatgtaaaatgtttttttgttgttgggaaAAGCTAAATTCCAATATCAACAGATTCACAAGCTATATTAAAGCTAATAAAGTGATAAGTACATTTACGGCCTGTGAATTAAAaggcattgttgttgtttttttctctctctgttatcACGGCTAGGACTTCCCTCTCTTAGGTCTATGAGCTAATGCGTTATAGCATGGTGTGCAGAGATCCTAGAAAAATAATTCAACAGTCTACTTTGTAATCTCCAGATAAACTAATTACTTCAGAAAATAGAGCATTCAAgttgggattttttttaacaccCCGTTGCAGTTTTTAAGTCACCTTGCGTTTGTGAAACTCCTTGGTTCGTGACGTCGGTTCCATAAAGGCACTGTTTGGAGTTGTGATTTAGCAGGCTGGGCGCACGGGCATTTGTAAGAGGATGACTTGGCGGTTTTCAGACGGGTGGCATTTGTTGATGTGTCGCGTGAGACCCGGGGAGCTGTAGAACATAGCCGGGCAGTATTTGCAGGGGTACACCTGCGAGGAGTGCTGTAGGCGAACGTGCCTCTCCTGGCTGACTCTGGTGGGAAAGTTCTCACCGCATACCGGGCACAAGTGACATTCAGAGGAGCTGAGATTGAGTGGTGCTGAGTTTTGAGACTGCTGGTCGGGCGAGAGAGATGCTTTCGCTTTACCCTCAGTCTGGGAACCTAGGCTGGCATCTTGGACTTGGAGGGAATGTTGAGACAAAATGTGCTTTCTCAAATAAGCTTGGCGCTTAAACTTTTTCCCGCAGTGCTGGCAGTCGTATAGCCCATCTTCCGAACCCGACTCTGACAGACCAGGGCTGGGTGTGTCCCTGTCGCTGGCCCCGAGCTCCGTGCGCGCGGTATCCTTGGCAATCTCCGTAGGCGCACCCTTCTCCCCAGCAGGCATTTTGGTCAAATCGGAGTTGGTGTTGTGGTTGCCAGGCACAATTTTTGAATTTTGGGGCTTCAGCTTGTGCCAACGTCTGTGGGACGCGAGGTTAGCGGGACAGCTGAAGACTTTGCTACACTCTGGACACCTGTACTCGACCCTGACGATGCGCGAGCACTTGTGCTGGGCTAGAGATAACGGGTCGCCATAAGCCTCGCGACATAACTGACAGACAAACTCTCCCAGAGGCTTGTCACCCGCAGAAGGTGGAGGTGTCGGCTTCTGGTCCACTGGCGCTTCCTTTATTTTCAGTCCAAGTACTGGCGAAGTTGTGACTTCATCCTCGAACTGCAGTTTCCTGATTGCTTTGGGTTTTTTAGGCGCCGGTCTCTTGCGCTCTGTGGTATCAGACGAAGGTCTTTTGGTTGCATTGCTTGTAGCGGTGACCGGGACGCTGTTTGTGGTACCACCTCGAGTGCTATTGCTGGTTCCGATTTTTAGGTCCACCGGCGCGAACAGGAGGTGATCTAAACTGTTAAGCGCAGCAGGTGTCGGGAACGACTCTGCGGAGACGGGCGATCCGAGGTTGAAGCGTCTGTCGAAATATGCCCGCTCGTGTTCCTTGCTGACGGGCCGGGTGGGGCTGTACAACGTCTGGTAGACCACCTCCGGGTTCCCAAACTGCACGGGCTTAGCATCCTGCCTGGATGTCTGCAGAGTTGGCGCGCTATTTGGTGATGATGTTGCAGCATGAGTAGGGCAGGGTACCGCCGCCGCCCTGGATGTCAGCGCATCCGCCTGAGTCTGCAGGACCGGGAACTGTCCCTGTTCCTCATCATCCGAGCGAACTCTGTACGAAACAGGTGTCGCTTTCTTGTTCCGTTTCACTAGAAAACCACGGGGCATCTCGGTGGTTCAGCAGAAGGCACTTAGAGCAGAGAGGATGCGCGAGACCAATGGTgtcaaaaacagaaaacaaatccAGTCTGAAGGATCGCGGACTCTGACGAtatttattgttttttccccctgtgttGCTCTGTCCGCTGTCTCGCCACTCTCTTCACGTGAAATGCTTTTCATCAGTAAGGAATTGCTGCACTCTTTTTAAGGAGAAATGATGACATTGTTCTCGCCCCTTGTTGCCACATCCTCAGCCAATCAGATGCGACTGAGATCCCTATGGATTTGCGAGTGGGAGGGTTGGGGTAAGGGTTGGGTGTCGGGATGGGTGAAAATGTACGAGGATTTGCAGATTGCTAAGCAGATGTACCTGAGGGTTTATTATATTACAATGCGCGCCCGCGCGCCCCCTTCCTTGCCGACAAGGGCACACGCGCGGGACCCACCTCTTTTTACGGTCTGATGGCTTTCTATACAAATGCACACGTGCCTTGGCTTtgtgtgcaccccccccccccccccgggtggTTGGAGGGACTCTGATCTGTCCGTCACTAGCTACCAGACCATCAGAATCCCAAATTAAAAAGGGGAGGGCGGGTTGCCCATCCacagaaaaatgacaacaaagcaagcagcacagcacaggagcgTCCTGGAGTGTTGTGCGGATTCTGAGCTTGCTCTCCGAGGGGAAGAAGTGATATTAAGTACACACCAAACAAAAATCCACATCCAGCCAATGTACCGAGGCACACTGACAAAAAAATGTATAATGTATGGTGCTATGTTTGCGCGTTTGAACAAAGCGCCAATGGCGACATGTGTTCGATACGACAGTTGAATTCCGGACATATGAATCAGTCATCTTACGCATACATAATTAATAGAAGAGGGGCTCCCCTACTTTGCATTACAAAAGCCACGCTTGTGCAGTCTGCACCCCGTATGCGGGTGAAAAGGAAATTGCACGGTaaaaaagccagagagagagagagagagagagagagcaaagaccgAATAGGCCTACGGGGTTATAAATTCACTGCCTCTCCCGAATCTCTCTTATCTGACCTAATATAGTCTAAGAAGCGATTAGGATTGTTTTAATGCATGACTGAATGGTGGGACAATGGGCCTAACCTGAAATATGGCCCATAAATCCAGTAGTAACATAAACATTACACATCAAAACTGGTCTCTCAAAATGTTCACATAGCCTCTTAAAACTAGGCTAATAGATCAACCCAGTGgatacattttttttatatagaGAAAGACACATTTTCAAATGTTTGCTCTATTTCAAAGGGCCTGTGAATGCATTGCAGGACATTGGTAGAAATAATATTAAAACAGACTTTTCATTGGTAAATAATTGAAACTATGATCACTTCAAGTTGTCCTTTTGTACCAAGTGCTGCCAGCTCACGCCATCTCATTTTGACACATTCACTTGTCTGTAGGAATGATTAtttttcaggcaggcacgcgaaAGCCCAGCATCAAGCCGCGGGCTGTGGGGGCTGTGTTCCCCCT encodes:
- the insm1a gene encoding insulinoma-associated protein 1a encodes the protein MPRGFLVKRNKKATPVSYRVRSDDEEQGQFPVLQTQADALTSRAAAVPCPTHAATSSPNSAPTLQTSRQDAKPVQFGNPEVVYQTLYSPTRPVSKEHERAYFDRRFNLGSPVSAESFPTPAALNSLDHLLFAPVDLKIGTSNSTRGGTTNSVPVTATSNATKRPSSDTTERKRPAPKKPKAIRKLQFEDEVTTSPVLGLKIKEAPVDQKPTPPPSAGDKPLGEFVCQLCREAYGDPLSLAQHKCSRIVRVEYRCPECSKVFSCPANLASHRRWHKLKPQNSKIVPGNHNTNSDLTKMPAGEKGAPTEIAKDTARTELGASDRDTPSPGLSESGSEDGLYDCQHCGKKFKRQAYLRKHILSQHSLQVQDASLGSQTEGKAKASLSPDQQSQNSAPLNLSSSECHLCPVCGENFPTRVSQERHVRLQHSSQVYPCKYCPAMFYSSPGLTRHINKCHPSENRQVILLQMPVRPAC